The following proteins are encoded in a genomic region of Arachis ipaensis cultivar K30076 chromosome B02, Araip1.1, whole genome shotgun sequence:
- the LOC107628477 gene encoding uncharacterized protein LOC107628477 yields MASDGSGEFKLVSPTISNEGRLPRHHTDEGQGAKKNISPPLEWYNLPEGTKYLALVVEDIDAPDPDGPIVPWTHWVVVNIPPTVKGLPEGFSGKEEEMGGDYKGIKEGNNDWKVPGWRGPRLPTHGHRFQFKLYALDDELNLGNKVTKEKTLEAIEGHVLGEAVLMAKF; encoded by the exons ATGGCTAGTGATGGCAGTGGAGAATTCAAATTGGTATCACCAACAATAAGCAATGAAGGAAGGCTACCAAGGCACCATACTGATGAAGGCCAAGGGGCAAAAAAGAACATTTCCCCTCCGCTAGAGTGGTACAACCTGCCAGAGGGAACGAAATATCTGGCACTGGTTGTTGAGGATATCGATGCACCCGACCCGGATGGACCCATTGTTCCGTGGACCCATTGGGTTGTGGTGAACATCCCACCTACAGTTAAGGGCTTGCCAGAAGGATTTTCCGGCAAGGAAGAGGAAATGGGTGGGGATTACAAAGGGATTAAGGAAGGGAATAATGATTGGAAGGTTCCTGGCTGGCGTGGACCTAGGTTACCCACACATGGCCATAGGTTCCAATTTAAACTATATGCTTTGGATGATGAGCTAAATCTTGGTAACAAG GTGACAAAGGAGAAAACGTTGGAAGCCATTGAGGGGCATGTGCTAGGAGAAGCGGTTTTGATGGCTAAATTCTGA
- the LOC107627702 gene encoding uncharacterized protein LOC107627702, whose protein sequence is MTHKKKDGSYIHPDARVVSEAIANVERQDGSSKHLSQNDSLAQVLGKEHPGRVRALGAGPCPTQVFGNAAGQSSGSAESNAEDKRMIAELTAKLGEERAKRQSIHKVLGYVVQQLGGNLPVEIAEELTFVGGTPDSSCAGPPSSGNHDLQ, encoded by the exons ATGACTCATAAGAAAAAAGATGGCTCGTATATCCATCCCGATGCGCGTGTTGTTAGT GAAGCAATTGCAAATGTTGAGAGGCAGGATGGATCCTCTAAGCACCTTTCACAAAATGACTCGCTAGCACAAGTTCTCGGAAAGGAGCACCCAGGACGAGTTCGTGCCCTAGGTGCTGGACCATGTCCCACCCAAGTCTTTGGTAACGCTGCTGGACAATCATCGGGTTCTGCAGAGTCCAATGCAGAGGATAAGAGGATGATTGCAGAATTGACGGCTAAGCTAGGAGAAGAGCGGGCGAAGAGACAGTCAATACATAAAGTCTTGGGATATGTAGTCCAACAGTTAGGAGGCAATTTGCCAGTTGAGATTGCTGAAGAGCTGACTTTTGTGGGCGGTACACCGGACTCATCATGCGCAGGGCCACCATCATCTGGAAATCATGACCtgcaataa
- the LOC107625788 gene encoding uncharacterized protein LOC107625788 → MSSEEFKLVSPAIKEINKEGIGKLPRYCTQEGLGSKFDISPPLEWQNVPPKTKGLALLVRDMDAVDPMGRKVEPAHWIVVNIPTTVNRLPEGFSGKKEEVVGMENDEYGVIEEGINDWKVNLWRGPKMPNYGDNFEFRLYALDFDHPFDSKLWQVTKEKLLDAITGHVVGEAVFTATF, encoded by the exons ATGTCTAGTGAGGAATTCAAGTTGGTTTCACCAGCAATAAAAGAGATCAACAAAGAAGGAATTGGGAAATTACCAAGatattgcacacaagaagggttAGGTTCTAAATTTGATATATCCCCACCTCTTGAGTGGCAAAACGTACCACCCAAGACTAAGGGTCTGGCCCTCCTGGTCCGGGATATGGATGCCGTAGATCCTATGGGCCGGAAGGTGGAACCAGCCCATTGGATCGTGGTCAATATTCCGACGACTGTGAATCGGCTCCCGGAGGGATTCTCCGGAAAGAAAGAGGAGGTTGTTGGTATGGAAAATGATGAGTATGGTGTGATTGAAGAAGGGATCAATGATTGGAAAGTGAATCTTTGGCGTGGCCCTAAGATGCCTAATTATGGTGATAACTTTGAGTTTAGGCTCTATGCTTTGGATTTTGATCAtcctt TTGATTCAAAACTTTGGCAGGTGACGAAGGAAAAGCTGTTGGATGCCATAACTGGTCATGTGGTTGGAGAAGCTGTATTCACTGCTACTTTCTAA